A stretch of Castanea sativa cultivar Marrone di Chiusa Pesio chromosome 2, ASM4071231v1 DNA encodes these proteins:
- the LOC142626014 gene encoding ATP-citrate synthase beta chain protein 1, with the protein MATGQLFSRTTQALFYNYKQLPIQRMLDFDFLCGRETPSVAGIINPGGDGFQKLFFGQEEIAIPVHSAIDAACAAHPTADVFINFASFRSAAASSMAALKQPTIRVVAIIAEGVPESDTKQLIAYARANNKVVIGPATVGGIQAGAFKIGDTAGTIDNIIQCKLYRPGSVGFVSKSGGMSNELYNTIARVTDGIYEGIAIGGDVFPGSTLSDHVLRFNNIPQIKMIVVLGELGGQDEYSLVEALKQGKVTKPVVAWVSGTCARLFKSEVQFGHAGAKSGGDMESAQGKNQALREAGAVVPTSYEALEAAINETFEKLVEGGNITAVKEVTPPQIPEDLNTAIKSGKVRAPTHIISTISDDRGEEPCYAGVPMSSIVEQGYGVGDVISLLWFKRSLPRYCTKFIEICIMLCADHGPCVSGAHNTIVTARAGKDLVSSLVSGLLTIGPRFGGAIDDAARYFKDAYDRNLTPYEFVESMKKKGIRVPGIGHRIKRGDNRDKRVELLQLFARTNFPSVKYMEYAVQVETYTLSKANNLVLNVDGAIGSLFLDLLAGSGMFTKQEIDEIVEIGYLNGLFVLARSIGLIGHTFDQKRLKQPLYRHPWEDVLYTK; encoded by the exons ATGGCCACCGGGCAGCTATTCTCCCGCACCACACAAGCTTTATTTTACAATTACAAGCAACTTCCGATTCAGCGGATGCTTGATTTTGACTTCCTTTGCG GGAGGGAAACACCATCAGTAGCTGGAATCATTAACCCTGGTGGCGATGGATTTcagaaacttttttttggtcaaGAGGAAATTGCTATCCCTGTGCACTCAGC CATTGACGCAGCTTGTGCTGCACATCCCACTGCTGATGTCTTTATCAACTTTGCATCATTTAGAAG TGCCGCTGCTTCATCTATGGCTGCTCTGAAGCAACCAACCATTCGAGTTGTGGCTATCATTGCTGAAGGTGTTCCTGAGTCAGACACTAAGCAATTGATTGCATATGCACGGGCAAACAATAAG GTTGTTATAGGCCCAGCAACTGTTGGAGGAATTCAAGCTGGAGCTTTTAAGATAGGCGACACTGCTGGAACTATTGATAATATAATTCAATGCAAGCTGTACAGGCCTGGATCCGTTGGTTTTGTCTCCAAATCT GGTGGGATGTCTAATGAATTATACAATACTATTGCCCGTGTTACTGATGGAATTTATGAAG GTATTGCAATTGGAGGAGATGTGTTCCCAGGCTCCACTCTATCTGATCATGTTTTGCGGTTTAACAATATCCCACAG ATTAAAATGATAGTTGTACTAGGGGAGCTTGGTGGGCAAGATGAATATTCCTTAGTTGAAGCCCTGAAGCAGGGAAAAGTAACTAAACCAGTGGTTGCTTGGGTTAGTGGAACTTGTGCACGACTCTTCAAATCTGAAGTACAATTTGGTCATGCT GGTGCTAAAAGTGGTGGTGACATGGAGTCTGCACAAGGCAAAAATCAAGCACTAAGAGAAGCTGGAGCTGTTGTTCCCACATCATATGAGGCTTTAGAAGCTGCGATTAACGAAACTTTTGAGAAACTG GTTGAAGGAGGGAATATTACAGCAGTAAAGGAAGTTACACCTCCACAAATCCCTGAGGATCTTAACACAGCCATTAAGAGTGGGAAAGTTCGTGCTCCAACTCATATTATTTCCACAATCTCTGATGACAGGG GTGAGGAGCCATGCTATGCTGGTGTACCGATGTCTTCCATTGTTGAACAAGGTTATGGTGTTGGTGATGTTATCTCTCTTTTGTGGTTCAAACGCAGCCTTCCCCGTTACTGCACAAAATTTATTGAG ATATGTATCATGTTATGTGCCGACCATGGTCCTTGTGTCTCTGGTGCTCACAACACTATAGTAACAGCAAGAGCTGGAAAGGACCTTGTTTCCAGCCTAGTCTCAG GTTTGCTTACAATTGGTCCCCGATTTGGTGGTGCCATCGATGATGCTGCTCGATACTTCAAGGATGCTTATGACAGG AATTTGACACCTTATGAGTTTGTTGAAAGCATGAAAAAGAAGGGCATTCGTGTACCAGGAATTGGGCACAG GATTAAGAGAGGTGACAACAGAGACAAGAGAGTAGAGCTGCTACAACTGTTTGCACGCACAAATTTTCCTTCTGTGAAGTACATGGAATATGCTGTGCAAGTTGAAACCTACACTCTCTCAAAGGCAAACAACCTGGTGCTCAATGTAGATGGTGCAATTGGGTCCCTTTTCTTGGATCTCCTTGCAGGCAGTGGAATGTTCACCAAGCAAGAGATTGATGAGATTGTCGAGATTGGCTATCTGAATGGACTCTTTGTGCTGGCACGCTCCATTGGTCTGATTGG GCACACCTTTGACCAGAAGAGATTAAAACAGCCGCTATACCGCCACCCATGGGAGGATGTTCTCTACACCAAGTGA
- the LOC142624452 gene encoding phytochrome B: MASSSRATHSHSIKTNTNTNTNTNNSQAQNMRLQQSESTIPKAIAQYTVDARLHAVFEQSGESGKSFDYSQSIRTTTDSVPEEQITAYLSRIQRGGHIQPFGCMIAVDEVSFSVIGYSENARDMLALLPQSVPSLEKPENLTIGTDVRTLFTPSSSVLLEKAFGAREITLLNPVWIHSKNSGKPFYAILHRIDVGIVIDLEPARTEDPALSIAGAVQSQKLAVRAISQLQSLPGGDIKLLCDTVVESVRELTGYDRVMVYKFHEDEHGEVVAESKRPDLEPYIGLHYPATDIPQASRFLFKQNRVRMIVDCHAMPVRVIQDDRLMQPLCLVGSTLRAPHGCHAQYMTNMGSIASLAMAVIINGNDEEGVGGRSAMRLWGLVVCHHTSARCIPFPLRYACEFLMQAFGLQLNMELQLSSQMLEKHVLRTQTLLCDMLLRDSPTGIVTQSPSIMNLVKCDGAALFYQGKYYPLGVTPTEAQIKDIVEWLLAFHGDSTGLSTDSLGDAGYDGAASLGDEVCGMAVAYITKRDFLFWFRSHTAKEIKWGGAKHHPEDKDDGQRMHPRSSFKAFLEVVKSRSSPWENAEMDAIHSLQLILRDSFRDAEPRNSKAVVHAQLGDLELQGMDELSSVAREMVRLIETATAPIFAVDVDGCINGWNAKVAELTGLSVEEAMGKSLVHDLIYKEYEETVDKLLSRALRGEEDKNVEIKLRTFGPEHHKKAVFVVVNACSSKDYTNNIVGVCFVGQDVTGQKVVMDKFINIQGDYKAIVHSPNPLIPPIFASDDNTCCSEWNTAMEKLTGWARGDIVGKMLVGEVFGSCCRLKGPDALTKFMIVLHNAIGGQDTDKFPFSFFDQNGKYVQALLTANKRVNMDGQVIGAFCFLQIASPELQQALKVQRQQEKKCFARMKELAYICQEVKNPLSGIRFTHSLLEATDLTEDQRQFLETSAACEKQMLKIIKDVDLESIEDGSLELEKGEFFLGSVINSVVSQVMLLLREKNLQLIRDIPEEIKSLAVYGDQIRVQQVLADFLLNMVRYAPSPEGWVEIHVRPSLKQISDVHTLVRTEFRMVSPGEGLPPELVQDMFHSSRWLTQEGLGLSMCRKILKLMNGEVQYIRESERSYFLVILELPMPRRGLKSID, translated from the exons ATGGCTTCAAGTAGCAGAGCTACACACTCACACAGCATCaaaaccaacaccaacaccaacaccaacaccaacaataGCCAAGCTCAAAACATGAGGCTTCAACAAAGTGAGTCTACAATCCCCAAAGCCATTGCACAGTACACAGTGGATGCTCGTCTTCACGCTGTGTTTGAACAGTCTGGTGAGTCAGGTAAGTCCTTTGATTACTCTCAGTCCATTAGAACCACAACAGACTCAGTACCTGAGGAACAGATCACAGCTTACTTGTCTAGAATCCAAAGGGGTGGTCATATCCAACCTTTTGGTTGTATGATTGCTGTAGACGAAGTTTCTTTCAGTGTAATTGGTTATAGTGAAAACGCACGCGACATGCTTGCTCTTTTGCCTCAGTCAGTTCCCAGTTTAGAAAAGCCTGAGAATTTGACAATTGGGACTGATGTGAGGACGCTCTTCACGCCCTCCAGCTCTGTTTTGCTTGAGAAGGCGTTTGGAGCTAGGGAAATAACGTTGTTGAACCCGGTTTGGATTCATTCCAAGAATTCTGGGAAGCCCTTTTACGCAATTTTGCATAGGATAGATGTTGGGATTGTGATTGATTTGGAACCTGCAAGGACTGAGGACCCAGCTCTGTCGATTGCCGGGGCGGTTCAGTCACAGAAGCTGGCTGTCCGGGCGATCTCGCAGTTGCAGTCATTACCTGGTGGGGATATTAAGTTGTTGTGTGATACTGTGGTGGAGAGTGTGAGGGAGCTTACTGGGTATGATAGGGTTATGGTGTATAAGTTTCATGAGGATGAGCATGGTGAGGTTGTGGCAGAGAGTAAGAGGCCGGATTTGGAGCCGTATATTGGGTTGCATTATCCGGCCACGGATATACCTCAGGCGTCGAGGTTTTTGTTTAAGCAGAATAGGGTTAGGATGATTGTGGATTGTCATGCCATGCCGGTTAGGGTGATTCAGGATGATAGGCTTATGCAGCCTTTGTGCTTGGTTGGTTCAACGCTCCGTGCTCCTCATGGCTGTCATGCTCAGTATATGACTAATATGGGCTCGATTGCCTCATTGGCAATGGCGGTTATTATCAATGGAAATGATGAGGAAGGAGTTGGCGGGCGGAGTGCAATGAGGTTATGGGGTTTGGTGGTTTGTCATCACACTTCTGCTAGGTGCATTCCATTCCCTCTTCGCTATGCTTGTGAATTCTTAATGCAGGCTTTTGGACTCCAATTGAATATGGAGTTGCAATTGTCATCACAGATGTTAGAGAAACATGTTTTAAGGACGCAGACCCTCTTGTGTGATATGCTTCTTCGTGACTCACCTACTGGGATCGTTACTCAAAGCCCTAGTATTATGAACCTTGTGAAGTGTGATGGGGCAGCCCTCTTCTATCAAGGGAAGTACTACCCTCTGGGTGTGACCCCAACTGAGGCCCAGATAAAGGACATAGTAGAGTGGTTGTTGGCTTTCCATGGAGATTCCACAGGTTTGAGCACAGACAGTTTGGGTGATGCTGGGTACGATGGAGCAGCCTCACTTGGAGATGAAGTTTGTGGAATGGCTGTTGCTTATATCACAAAAAGGGATTTCCTGTTCTGGTTCCGGTCCCACACTGCAAAAGAGATCAAATGGGGTGGCGCAAAGCATCACCCTGAGGACAAGGATGATGGGCAGAGGATGCATCCACGTTCTTCTTTCAAGGCATTTCTGGAAGTGGTAAAAAGCCGCAGCTCGCCATGGGAGAATGCAGAAATGGATGCAATCCACTCTCTGCAGCTTATTCTGCGAGACTCATTTAGAGATGCTGAGCCACGCAATTCTAAGGCTGTTGTACATGCTCAGCTTGGGGACTTGGAGTTGCAAGGTATGGATGAACTCAGTTCGGTTGCAAGAGAAATGGTCAGGTTGATAGAGACTGCAACTGCTCCTATATTTGCTGTAGATGTTGATGGCTGTATAAATGGGTGGAATGCAAAGGTTGCAGAGTTGACAGGGCTCTCAGTTGAAGAAGCTATGGGGAAGTCTTTGGTTCATGATCTTATTTATAAAGAATACGAAGAAACAGTAGACAAGCTTCTTTCTCGAGCTTTAAGAG GTGAAGAAGATAAGAATGTAGAGATAAAACTGAGGACATTTGGCCCTGAGCATCATAAGAAGGCTGTATTTGTGGTGGTCAATGCTTGCTCTAGCAAGGATTACACAAATAATATAGTAGGAGTTTGTTTTGTTGGTCAGGATGTTACTGGTCAAAAAGTGGTGATGGACAAGTTTATCAACATTCAAGGTGATTACAAGGCTATTGTTCATAGTCCCAATCCTTTGATCCCTCCCATATTTGCTTCAGATGATAATACGTGTTGCTCTGAGTGGAACACTGCTATGGAAAAGCTCACTGGGTGGGCCCGAGGGGACATCGTAGGAAAAATGTTAGTTGGAGAGGTTTTTGGCAGTTGCTGCCGACTCAAGGGTCCAGATGCTTTGACAAAATTCATGATTGTCTTGCACAATGCAATTGGAGGGCAAGACACAGATAAGttcccattttctttctttgatcagAATGGGAAATATGTCCAGGCTCTTTTGACTGCAAACAAGAGGGTAAATATGGATGGCCAGGTTATTGGAGCCTTCTGCTTCTTGCAGATTGCTAGTCCTGAATTGCAGCAAGCTCTGAAAGTTCAGAGGCAACAGGAGAAGAAATGCTTTGCAAGAATGAAAGAGTTGGCTTACATTTGCCAGGAAGTAAAGAATCCTTTGAGTGGTATTCGCTTTACTCACTCACTTTTGGAGGCTACAGACTTGACCGAAGATCAAAGGCAATTTCTTGAGACTAGTGCTGCTTGTGAGAAGCAGATGTTGAAGATTATAAAGGATGTTGATCTGGAGAGTATTGAAGATGG TTCATTGGAGCTTGAGAAGGGAGAATTCTTTCTCGGGAGTGTCATAAATTCTGTTGTTAGCCAAGTAATGCTGCTGctgagggaaaaaaatttgcaattgatTCGTGATATTCCAGAAGAAATCAAATCATTGGCTGTTTATGGTGATCAAATAAGAGTTCAACAGGTCCTAGCtgattttttgttgaatatggtgCGTTATGCACCATCACCAGAAGGTTGGGTAGAGATTCATGTTCGTCCAAGCTTGAAGCAAATTTCTGATGTACACACTCTTGTGCGTACAGAATTCAG GATGGTAAGCCCTGGTGAAGGTCTTCCTCCTGAACTGGTTCAGGACATGTTTCATAGCAGTCGATGGTTGACTCAAGAAGGCCTAGGGCTGAGCATGTGTAGAAAGATTCTAAAGCTTATGAATGGTGAAGTCCAATATATCAGAGAGTCAGAAAGAAGTTACTTCTTAGTTATTCTAGAACTTCCTATGCCTCGGAGAGGCTTAAAGAGTATTGACTAG